From a single Flavobacteriales bacterium genomic region:
- a CDS encoding ABC transporter permease, with protein MHEHRIILEPGSADKHYWRDLWKFRGLFGFLAWRDILVRYKQTTIGVAWSVIRPVLTLSVMAFLGWLFESKLPGDVPRLLLVGAATLPWTFFSTAFSEAANSLVANRNLLTKIYFPRLIVPASTVIVCLIDFLISFIILVLLMIFYQFAPDVKLLLLPFFLLLALVTAMGTGILIAALNVKYRDFRYIIPFIVQFGLYVSPVAFSSADIYESIRIPEALKLLYAMNPMVGVIDGFRWCILGGETALYIPGFLLSIGVSFFFLFIGIRYFRRTERGFADVI; from the coding sequence ATGCACGAACACCGCATCATTCTCGAACCAGGCTCTGCCGATAAGCACTACTGGCGGGACCTGTGGAAGTTCCGCGGGCTGTTCGGCTTCTTGGCTTGGCGCGACATTCTTGTGCGATACAAGCAGACCACCATCGGAGTAGCATGGAGTGTGATCCGACCTGTATTGACATTGAGCGTTATGGCTTTCTTAGGATGGTTGTTCGAGAGCAAGTTGCCCGGAGATGTACCACGGTTATTACTAGTAGGTGCCGCAACACTTCCATGGACCTTCTTCAGCACGGCGTTCAGTGAGGCGGCCAATAGTCTGGTAGCGAACAGGAATTTGCTGACCAAGATCTACTTCCCGCGCTTGATCGTACCGGCAAGCACCGTGATCGTGTGTTTGATCGACTTCTTGATATCATTCATCATCCTCGTGCTTTTGATGATCTTCTATCAATTCGCGCCGGACGTTAAATTACTGTTGCTTCCCTTCTTTCTACTGCTTGCCTTAGTGACTGCAATGGGCACTGGTATACTTATCGCGGCATTGAATGTGAAATACCGCGACTTCCGCTACATCATTCCGTTCATTGTGCAATTCGGTCTATACGTTTCACCCGTGGCTTTCAGCAGTGCGGACATCTACGAAAGCATACGCATCCCTGAAGCGCTGAAATTGCTATACGCCATGAACCCGATGGTTGGTGTGATCGATGGTTTCCGATGGTGCATCCTAGGCGGTGAAACGGCTTTGTACATTCCTGGTTTCCTACTCTCCATCGGTGTCAGTTTTTTCTTTCTCTTTATTGGGATCCGTTACTTCCGTAGAACAGAACGAGGCTTTGCCGATGTGATCTGA
- a CDS encoding ABC transporter ATP-binding protein produces MISVEHLTKRYVIQHQTRGSYTALRDVITEKAKALFKKSDPAISSEEFLALNDVNFTVEAGDRVGMIGRNGAGKSTLLKILSRIVEPTKGRVVIDGRVASLLEVGTGFHPELTGRENIYLNGAILGMSRAEIASKFDEIVAFSEVENFLDTPVKRYSSGMYTRLAFAVAAHLESEILIVDEVLAVGDAAFQRKCLGKMESVASEGRTVLFVSHQMDAVQRLCNKGILLDKGTVVATGAMRDVVETYLQLNTQSASTFQIELPKGFRSEGAVAEWLSIEDEQGRPTNELPFGSPWQIRVRFQIDRPLENFIIAIGLVTLLDFPIRTTWSSLQTIAPGTYDAVFISDGIVLTSGQFKITLGLSVDLRNIHYIRDAGVLTVSDVATSNKDPRIISTGAGVIMNQMEVRVELIR; encoded by the coding sequence ATCATATCCGTAGAACACCTCACCAAGCGGTACGTGATACAGCACCAAACGCGTGGGTCGTACACTGCGCTGCGTGACGTGATAACGGAGAAGGCCAAAGCGCTGTTCAAGAAGAGTGATCCCGCTATTTCCTCTGAAGAATTCCTTGCGTTGAACGATGTCAATTTCACAGTTGAAGCAGGCGACCGTGTAGGCATGATCGGCAGGAACGGAGCGGGTAAAAGCACCCTACTTAAGATCCTGAGCCGCATTGTCGAACCCACCAAAGGCCGCGTGGTCATTGATGGTCGTGTGGCCAGCTTGTTGGAAGTTGGCACAGGCTTCCATCCGGAGCTAACGGGTCGGGAGAATATCTATTTGAATGGCGCCATTTTGGGCATGTCACGCGCGGAGATCGCCTCCAAGTTCGATGAGATCGTGGCGTTCAGTGAGGTCGAGAACTTCTTGGATACCCCCGTAAAGCGTTACAGCAGCGGCATGTACACCCGACTCGCCTTCGCGGTAGCAGCACATCTGGAATCCGAGATCCTTATTGTGGATGAGGTACTTGCCGTAGGCGATGCAGCCTTCCAGCGTAAGTGTTTGGGAAAGATGGAGAGCGTTGCAAGCGAAGGCCGCACTGTTCTATTCGTCAGTCACCAAATGGATGCGGTGCAACGCCTCTGCAACAAGGGTATACTATTGGATAAAGGAACTGTAGTAGCGACCGGTGCAATGCGCGATGTGGTTGAAACATATTTACAGCTGAACACACAGAGTGCATCCACTTTCCAGATCGAATTGCCTAAAGGCTTCCGATCAGAAGGCGCAGTTGCAGAATGGCTAAGTATAGAAGATGAACAAGGACGACCCACCAACGAGCTACCTTTTGGCAGTCCATGGCAGATCAGGGTCCGTTTCCAAATAGACCGCCCTTTAGAGAATTTCATCATCGCGATCGGTCTGGTCACCCTACTCGATTTCCCGATCCGCACGACGTGGAGTTCACTGCAAACCATAGCGCCCGGCACGTACGATGCCGTATTCATCAGTGATGGGATCGTACTCACCTCCGGCCAGTTCAAGATCACTTTGGGCTTATCGGTTGACCTACGCAACATTCATTACATCCGCGATGCAGGTGTGCTCACAGTAAGCGATGTAGCAACTAGCAACAAGGACCCGCGTATCATAAGCACCGGAGCTGGTGTGATCATGAACCAGATGGAGGTGCGGGTTGAGTTGATCCGGTAG
- a CDS encoding transglutaminase family protein, translated as MSDNELRALITLIDDPDEAVYDQIRSKIVGLGEEVVPQLERAWEYDDLGDMFRNRIEDILHTIHLAGVTDRLKAWHASGGEDLLEGALIISRYRYPDMDEQKVKARLASIRQDIWLELTDHLTAFEKVRVFNHIFFQIHGFKGNKRNYHAPQNSYINEVLDSKKGNPLSLAIIYQVLAEDLGLPMRGVNLPNHFVLAYLDEESMGGADHGQDGEENVLFYVNAFSQGDILGRNEINEFLEKLKIERRTSFYQPCTNLDIIRRQMNNLANSYKKMGDTERSAELETLRDLLGPAEV; from the coding sequence ATGAGCGATAACGAGCTACGCGCCCTGATCACGTTGATCGACGACCCTGATGAAGCTGTCTACGACCAGATACGTAGCAAGATCGTTGGGTTGGGCGAGGAAGTTGTGCCGCAATTGGAACGCGCTTGGGAGTATGACGACCTAGGCGATATGTTCCGCAACCGGATCGAGGACATCTTGCATACGATCCATCTGGCCGGTGTTACGGATCGTCTAAAAGCATGGCATGCTAGTGGCGGTGAAGACCTGTTGGAAGGCGCATTGATCATCAGTAGGTACCGGTATCCGGATATGGATGAGCAAAAGGTGAAAGCCCGCTTGGCGTCCATTCGTCAGGACATTTGGTTGGAATTGACCGATCATTTGACCGCGTTCGAAAAGGTGCGCGTGTTCAACCACATCTTCTTTCAGATCCACGGTTTCAAAGGCAATAAGCGCAATTATCACGCACCGCAGAACTCCTACATTAACGAGGTGCTGGACAGCAAAAAAGGCAATCCGCTTTCGTTGGCCATCATTTACCAAGTACTCGCTGAGGATCTAGGCCTCCCTATGCGGGGCGTGAACCTACCGAACCATTTCGTTCTCGCCTATTTGGATGAAGAAAGCATGGGCGGTGCCGATCATGGCCAGGATGGTGAAGAGAACGTATTGTTCTACGTAAATGCATTCAGCCAAGGCGATATTCTTGGTCGCAACGAGATCAACGAATTCCTGGAAAAACTAAAGATCGAACGACGGACCTCGTTCTATCAGCCGTGTACGAATTTGGATATTATTCGCCGCCAGATGAACAATTTGGCCAATAGCTACAAGAAGATGGGCGATACTGAACGTAGCGCGGAACTGGAAACGTTGCGGGATCTGTTGGGACCAGCGGAGGTTTAG
- a CDS encoding sugar transferase, with translation MKRGFDMIASACALLLLAPLLFVCGLLVALTSSGGAFFRQTRVGRDGKEFDLLKFRTMRVGSEAQGQITVGGRDPRITQVGYFLRKTKLDELPQLINILKGDMSVVGPRPEVPNYVAMYAPEQRKVLTVRPGLSSLASIAYINENEILGRSSDPERTYIEEVMPAKLKLDLQYVLERNLRLDLWIIARTFLKLLNR, from the coding sequence CTGAAACGCGGTTTTGATATGATCGCATCCGCGTGCGCACTGTTGCTGTTAGCACCTCTACTTTTCGTGTGTGGCTTGTTGGTGGCTCTTACTTCTTCGGGTGGAGCGTTCTTCCGTCAAACGCGAGTAGGGCGCGATGGAAAGGAATTCGATCTATTGAAATTCAGGACGATGCGCGTGGGTAGTGAGGCCCAAGGCCAGATCACCGTCGGTGGAAGAGATCCTCGGATAACGCAGGTCGGTTATTTCCTGCGCAAGACTAAGCTCGATGAATTGCCGCAACTGATCAACATCCTCAAAGGTGATATGAGCGTTGTTGGGCCACGGCCGGAGGTACCGAACTATGTGGCCATGTATGCCCCGGAACAACGCAAAGTACTTACGGTCCGGCCAGGCTTGAGCAGCTTAGCGAGTATTGCCTACATCAATGAGAACGAGATCCTTGGACGTAGTTCAGATCCGGAGCGCACCTACATCGAGGAGGTGATGCCTGCCAAGTTGAAGTTGGATCTACAGTATGTGCTTGAGCGTAATTTGAGACTTGATCTGTGGATAATCGCAAGAACCTTCTTGAAGTTGTTGAACCGCTGA
- a CDS encoding DegT/DnrJ/EryC1/StrS family aminotransferase, giving the protein MIPFSPPRIDDITIKAVEDALRSGWITTGPRTKEFEIQLTKYLGAEKVIALNSWTNACELVLRWYGIGPGDEVIVPAYTYCATANIVMHVGAKPVMVDVLDDFTMDPEAVRKAITQRTKCIIPVDIGGLPARVEEIKRIAEEMCAYFTPAVNLRVAGSNPQMRLGRALVLCDAAHSFGARVDGKPVGTQADITGFSFHAVKNLTTSEGGALAFNLPEPFDVEELYAYINVMSLHGQSKDALAKTKPGAWRYDVTQPGYKCNMTDIQAAIGLVELARYDSETMPRRKKICAQYDKAFSSDDRFIIPAFTVERTPIKASTAIGSDHIITNESSYHLYMLRLASVTEAQRDAVIEAISKRDVSVNVHFQPLPLLSFYKSKGYRIEDCPNAYKHYSCEISLPVYYDLTTSQVDQVVTAVKAAVTEVLER; this is encoded by the coding sequence ATGATCCCGTTTTCTCCCCCCAGAATAGATGATATTACCATCAAGGCCGTGGAAGATGCACTCCGCAGCGGATGGATCACTACAGGGCCTAGGACCAAGGAATTCGAAATACAACTTACCAAATACCTTGGCGCTGAGAAAGTGATCGCATTGAACAGCTGGACCAATGCCTGTGAATTGGTGCTGCGTTGGTATGGGATAGGCCCTGGTGATGAAGTGATCGTTCCCGCTTACACCTATTGCGCAACGGCGAACATTGTGATGCATGTTGGTGCGAAACCTGTAATGGTTGATGTTCTTGATGACTTCACCATGGACCCAGAAGCCGTGCGCAAGGCCATAACGCAGCGGACAAAGTGTATTATTCCAGTTGATATCGGTGGATTACCTGCGAGGGTTGAGGAGATCAAGCGCATAGCGGAAGAAATGTGCGCCTATTTCACGCCAGCGGTGAATCTCCGCGTGGCAGGTAGCAATCCGCAGATGAGACTTGGTAGAGCGTTGGTGTTGTGTGATGCAGCCCATTCATTCGGTGCGCGAGTAGATGGGAAGCCGGTTGGTACCCAAGCAGATATTACCGGGTTCAGTTTTCATGCCGTGAAGAACCTTACAACGTCAGAGGGTGGGGCACTGGCTTTCAATCTGCCGGAGCCTTTCGATGTGGAGGAATTGTACGCATACATCAATGTAATGAGCCTGCATGGTCAAAGCAAGGATGCACTTGCCAAGACCAAGCCCGGTGCTTGGCGGTATGATGTTACACAGCCCGGCTATAAGTGCAATATGACGGATATACAAGCTGCCATTGGGCTTGTGGAATTGGCCCGATACGATAGCGAGACCATGCCGCGCAGGAAGAAAATATGCGCTCAATACGATAAGGCGTTCTCTTCGGATGACCGTTTCATCATTCCTGCGTTCACTGTTGAAAGGACCCCGATCAAAGCATCAACCGCCATTGGGTCGGATCATATTATTACGAACGAAAGCAGTTATCACTTGTACATGTTACGATTGGCAAGTGTAACAGAGGCACAGCGTGATGCCGTTATCGAGGCCATTTCCAAACGTGATGTGAGCGTGAACGTCCACTTTCAACCGTTACCGCTTTTGAGCTTCTACAAGAGCAAAGGATACCGCATCGAAGATTGTCCGAACGCCTACAAACACTATAGCTGTGAGATCAGTTTGCCAGTGTATTATGATCTTACCACTTCTCAAGTCGACCAAGTGGTGACCGCTGTAAAAGCCGCTGTTACCGAAGTACTGGAACGGTGA
- a CDS encoding O-antigen ligase family protein, translated as MAFWAWLLVCTLLPISGAWLPVPLAIALLLGIVLAIRSRSLPDLQLIWPLFAFYALHLVGMAWTTDIDFGLFDLQIKLGLVLLPFAVWPLVQRVPDLLHKSMVAFSLGMVVAMILGFSKAWNCYTDSGLFNCFSQSTFSFDLHPSYTSWYGCWIIAYWGYRLLHGEVTGFPRWLTVAFSVVTFLWITMLASKSGIIGLGLVLVFLCYVVVMRIKGRTRSILLGTALALVGGAVWLQGPLVKARMASGVNAIKNAFAGDPAMYTSTDGSDMRTVVWLCSIERLQQEPFGAGTGDIKHALMDCYRSRGAVEAEKRNLNSHGQFLQGGVALGWPGLIVALLIFIWPCYLAWRRKDLLLVVFAMLFVVNAAVESVLEVQAGVVFFGALLGLLQRVRPLRSDLIDRQPVSA; from the coding sequence TTCTGGCAATCCGCTCACGCTCCCTTCCGGATCTGCAATTGATCTGGCCATTGTTCGCGTTTTATGCGCTGCATCTAGTAGGTATGGCATGGACCACGGATATCGATTTTGGGCTGTTCGACCTACAGATCAAATTGGGACTGGTGCTTTTGCCTTTCGCGGTATGGCCTTTGGTGCAACGAGTTCCTGATCTGTTGCATAAGAGCATGGTGGCGTTTTCACTTGGTATGGTGGTGGCCATGATCCTGGGTTTTTCGAAAGCCTGGAACTGTTACACCGATTCCGGATTGTTCAATTGTTTCAGTCAAAGCACGTTCTCGTTCGATCTGCATCCCAGCTACACGTCTTGGTACGGCTGTTGGATAATAGCCTATTGGGGCTACCGGTTGTTGCACGGTGAGGTCACAGGCTTTCCGCGATGGCTGACTGTCGCTTTCAGCGTAGTAACGTTCCTATGGATAACGATGCTTGCCAGCAAGAGCGGGATCATTGGTCTTGGCTTGGTGCTTGTTTTCCTCTGTTACGTGGTAGTAATGCGCATCAAAGGGAGAACGCGATCGATCCTATTAGGTACGGCATTAGCGCTCGTCGGTGGAGCGGTCTGGTTACAAGGACCTTTGGTGAAAGCCCGGATGGCCAGCGGTGTGAATGCTATCAAGAATGCGTTCGCCGGTGATCCTGCGATGTACACCAGCACGGATGGTAGCGATATGCGCACCGTGGTTTGGCTGTGCAGTATAGAACGTCTGCAACAGGAACCCTTCGGAGCCGGCACAGGGGATATCAAGCATGCATTAATGGATTGTTATCGCTCCAGAGGCGCCGTGGAAGCCGAAAAGCGGAATTTGAACAGTCACGGACAATTCCTGCAAGGTGGGGTAGCCTTGGGCTGGCCGGGCCTTATTGTTGCATTGCTCATTTTCATATGGCCATGTTACCTAGCATGGCGGCGAAAGGACCTGTTATTGGTGGTTTTTGCCATGTTGTTCGTCGTGAACGCTGCGGTGGAATCGGTCCTTGAAGTGCAAGCGGGCGTAGTGTTCTTTGGTGCATTGCTCGGGTTGTTACAAAGAGTGCGACCTTTACGGTCCGACCTTATCGATCGACAACCAGTCTCCGCATGA